One stretch of Ficedula albicollis isolate OC2 chromosome 7, FicAlb1.5, whole genome shotgun sequence DNA includes these proteins:
- the LCT gene encoding lactase-phlorizin hydrolase, translating into MDLICKTVIFFLLVSLSLGTDGELAPNFLTMAGPLPSELAERLGLQEQVLPKEQQGAAVAEAQGYPCQPDLVASELPRYFSRLRALGVTHYKLLLPWARVLPKGNTTDVDGAQVGCYRQLLEALAAAELRAVLVLHQGRVPGAVAVLASGRRARAFSELFVEYADFSFRAFGDLVDVWLSFSDLPEVLQSLPYTEPQERVRALAAAHEGFYTMLHEQVSPAGGRLSIALEMGNVLDSASSELLSVSLQDSVDFVSLNLRYHSGNETDFYKKLSEFQSVWKGKDILVSSLKVLDWASMEEYPFIPVAAIVKAINKEEAHMIGCDINEFLDYLPHVLSETNTLQENPDAVLAPRSSYQAVWEMFAEQSESERDSFLQDVFPSGFLWGISTGAFNIEGAWAEDGKGESIWDQFGHGGHVHMNQTADVACDSYYKTSYDIYLLKGLRPQLYKFSVSWSRIFPAGTNHTINSKGVDYYNRLIDRLLDSNIEPMVTLFHWDLPQALQALGGWQNESIIDAFVSYADFCFSTFGDRVKLWVTFHEPWVISYAGYGTGEHPPGITDPGAASYKVAHTILKAHAKVWHLYNDKYRSQQRGKVGLVLNSDWAEPKTPSSSEDVRASERYLQFMLGWFAHPIFVNGDYPDILKAQIQEVNQQCPMTIAQLPVFTEEEKTLVKGTADFFGLSHYTSRLVSAGTNGTCTPGYESIGNFSLHVDPSWPQAASSWIHVVPWGLRRLLKFVSQEYTGSKIPIYIAGNGVPTGDTGDLLNDTLRVDYFRQYIDEALKAVKLDAVDVRSYIARSLLDGFEGPVGYSLKFGLHHVNFEDSNRPRTPKASAYFYSGVIEKNGFPSQGLGRSSAPVVFDRPVPSKLPNLPASEVPSKAKIVWQKFSSQTAFERDMYFYGTFPEDFTWGVSSSSYQIEGGWDADGKGPSIWDNFTHVPGNVNNNDTGDIACDSYNRVEEDIYMLKALGVKNYRFSVSWPRIFPTGRNSSINSHGVAYYNRLIDGLIANNITPIVTLYHWDLPQTLQDIGGWENDEIIDLFDSFADFCFQMFGDRVKFWITFNEPNIISWLGYGEGLFPPNVKDPGNAPYRVAHILLKAHARVYHTYDDKYRASQGGVISMCLFISWAEPKTPSDPRDIEAADRYLQFLVGWFAHPIYKNGDYPEVMKWKVGNRSELQNLPSSRLPVLTAEEQEYIRGTADVFCFNTYSSKIVSHSTTRLSPFSYNYDQEISVTVDSSWPSSALPDHRPVAWGMRRLLNWIKEEYGNPPIYIIENGVGAKTTSDVDDNARIFYFKTYIDEALKAYKVDGVNLKGYNAWSLMDNFEWVDGYEPRFGLHQIDFDNPNRPRTPKRSAVYYAEIIRNNGIPLPKEDEFLYGEFPENFSWSVATAAYQIEGGWRADGKGLSIWDKYAHTPLRIGKDATGDVACDSYHRIEEDVEMLKSLKVSHYRFSVSWSRVLPDGTTRYINEKGLNYYERLIDALLAANIVPQVTLYHWDLPQALQDVGGWENDTIVQRFKEYAEVLFQRLGDKVKFWITLNEPYNTAYLGYGTGTAAPGVSVRPGRAPYVVGHNLIKAHAEAWHLYNETYRAKQGGLISITINSDWAEPRNPHSQEDIEAARRFMQFLLGWFAHPIFKNGDYSEVMKRRILERSLAQGLNESRLPEFTESEKQRIKGTYDYFGLNHYTSVLTYNMNYPKNVKSYDSDRGVATVTDRSWLGSGSLWLKVTPFGFRKILRWIKEEYNNPPIYVTENGVSERGAFEFNDTWRMHYYRSYINEALKAIVLDGVDIRGYTAWTLMDNLEWAVGYEEKFGLYHVNFSDPALPRRPRASAKYYSQIINCNGFPDPAMGPHPCLEQEPEVTPTDPTPGAADRVNFLGLDLTSQRAEIALYVLFALSAVGALGLALFAYKYGKLSKRSHKKSHIELSSKM; encoded by the exons ATGGACCTGATTTGTAAGACAGTCATCTTCTTTCTGTTGGTTTCTCTCAGCCTTGGGACAGATGGGGAATTGGCTCCGAATTTTCTCACCATGGCTGGGCCTCTCCCCAGCGAGCTGGCagagaggctggggctgcaggagcaggtgctgcccaaggagcagcagggcgCTGCCGTGGCCGAAGCTCAGGGTTACCCGTGCCAGCCAGACCTCGTGGCTTCCGAGCTGCCCCGCTACTTCTCGCGGCTCCGGGCGCTCGGGGTGACACACTAcaagctcctcctgccctgggcacgCGTTCTCCCCAAGGGGAACACCACAGATGTGGATGGAGCCCAGGTGGGGTGCTACcggcagctgctggaggctctggctgctgcagagctcagagctgtgctggttctgCACCAGGGCCGCGTCCCTGGCGCCGTGGCCGTGCTGGCCAGCGGGAGGAGAGCCAGGGCTTTTTCTGAGCTCTTTGTGGAGTATGCAGACTTCAGCTTCCGTGCCTTTGGGGACCTGGTGGATGTGTGGCTCTCCTTCAGTGACCTGCCAGAGGTCCTTCAAAGCCTGCCCTACACTGAGCCCCAGGAACGAGTCCGGGCCTTGGCTGCTGCTCATGAAGGATTTTACACCATGCTCCATGAGCAAGTCTCGCCAGCAG GTGGAAGGCTGTCCATTGCTTTGGAAATGGGTAATGTCTTGGACAGTGCTTCATCAGAGttgctttcagtttctcttcag GATTCAGTAGACTTTGTGTCTCTTAACCTTCGGTACCATAGTGGAAATGAAACAGATTTCTACAAGAAGCTGAGTGAATTCCAG AGTGTCTGGAAGGGCAAAGACATCTTGGTCTCTAGTCTAAAGGTCCTTGACTGGGCTTCCATGGAAGAGTATCCTTTCATACCAGTAGCTGCCATTGTCAAAG ctaTTAATAAAGAAGAAGCACATATGATTGGGTGTGACATCAATGAGTTCTTGGACTACTTACCTCATGTTTTAAG TGAAACAAATACTCTGCAGGAAAACCCAGATGCTGTTCTTGCCCCTCGGTCCTCCTATCAAGCAGTCTGGGAAATGTTTGCTGAGCAGTCTGAATCGGAGAGGGACTCTTTCCTGCAAGATGTTTTCCCAAGTGGGTTCCTCTGGGGCATATCCACAGGTGCCTTTAACATCGAAGGAGCTTGGGCAGAggatgggaaaggagagagCATCTGGGACCAGTTTGGGCATGGGGGCCATGTCCACATGAACCAAACAGCAGACGTGGCATGTGACAGCTACTATAAAACCAGCTATGACATTTACCTGCTTAAAGGTCTCCGCCCCCAGCTGTACAAATTTTCTGTATCCTGGTCTAGAATTTTCCCTGCTGGCACCAACCACACCATCAATTCCAAGGGTGTTGATTACTACAACCGCTTAATTGACCGCTTGTTGGACTCTAACATTGAGCCCATGGTGACTCTGTTCCACTGGGACCTGCCCCAAGCTCTGCAGGCTCTTGGGGGCTGGCAGAATGAAAGTATCATAGATGCTTTTGTGAGCTATGCAgacttctgcttttccacattTGGGGATCGAGTCAAGCTCTGGGTTACTTTCCATGAGCCCTGGGTTATCAGCTACGCTGGCTATGGCACCGGAGAGCATCCTCCAGGAATCACTGACCCAGGAGCAGCATCTTACAAG GTTGCTCACACAATTCTCAAGGCTCATGCCAAGGTCTGGCACCTGTATAACGACAAATACCGTTCTCAGCAACGGGGAAAGGTGGGGCTGGTGCTGAACTCGGACTGGGCTGAACCCAAGACTCCGTCCAGCTCTGAGGATGTGAGGGCATCTGAGAGGTACCTGCAGTTCATGCTTGGCTGGTTTGCTCACCCCATATTTGTTAATGGTGATTACCCAGATATCCTGAAGGCTCAGATCCAGGAAGTGAACCAGCAGTGCCCCATGACAATTGCACAGCTGCCTGTGTTTACAGAGGAGGAGAAGACCTTGGTGAAAGGGACTGCAGATTTCTTTGGCCTTTCCCATTACACTTCCCGCCTGGTCAGTGCTGGGACTAACGGGACGTGCACACCAGGCTACGAGAGCATTGGGAACTTCTCCTTGCATGTAGATCCTTCCTGGCCACAGGCTGCCTCTTCTTGGATCCATGTGGTCCCTTGGGGCTTAAGAAGGCTGCTGAAGTTTGTATCCCAGGAATACACAGGGTCTAAGATCCCAATATACATAGCAGGGAATGGTGTGCCGACAGGAGACACCGGGGATCTTCTCAATGACACTCTGCGAGTGGATTACTTCCGCCAGTACATCGATGAGGCCCTGAAAG CGGTGAAACTGGACGCTGTTGATGTCCGCTCCTACATTGCTCGATCCCTGCTTGATGGCTTTGAAGGCCCAGTGGGATACAGCCTAAAATTTGGACTGCATCACGTGAACTTTGAAGATAGCAACAGACCAAGGACTCCCAAGGCATCAGCTTACTTCTATTCTGGAGTTAttgaaaaaaatggttttccATCCCAAGGCTTGGGCAGATCTTCTGCACCAGTGGTGTTTGACCGACCTGTGCCATCAAAGCTGCCAAATTTACCAGCATCAGAAGTTCCCTCCAAGGCAAAGATTGTCTGGCAGAAGTTTTCATCCCAGACTGCCTTTGAAAGAGACATGTATTTTTATGGGACATTCCCAGAGGATTTTACGTGGGGTGTGTCTTCCTCTTCCTACCAGATAGAGGGAGGTTGGGATGCTGATGGCAAAGGACCCAGCATTTGGGATAACTTCACCCATGTCCCAGGGAATGTAAACAATAACGATACTGGAGATATAGCTTGTGATAGCTATAACAGGGTGGAGGAAGATATTTACATGCTGAAAGCCCTAGGGGTAAAGAACTATCGTTTTTCCGTGTCCTGGCCTCGAATTTTCCCCACTGGAAGGAACAGCTCAATCAACAGCCATGGAGTCGCATACTACAACCGTCTCATCGATGGACTGATTGCAAACAACATCACTCCAATTGTCACTCTCTACCACTGGGACCTGCCACAAACTCTCCAGGACATCGGTGGCTGGGAGAACGATGAGATAATTGACCTGTTTGACAGCTTTGCAGACTTCTGTTTCCAGATGTTTGGGGACAGGGTGAAGTTCTGGATTACATTCAATGAACCCAACATCATCTCCTGGCTGGGCTACGGCGAGGGGTTGTTCCCACCCAATGTCAAGGACCCTGGCAATGCTCCCTACAGGGTTGCCCACATCCTACTGAAAGCTCATGCCAGGGTCTACCACACCTACGATGACAAATACAGAGCGAGTCAGGGAGGGGTCATTTCCATGTGCCTCTTCATTAGCTGGGCTGAGCCAAAGACACCAAGTGACCCCAGGGACATTGAAGCTGCTGACAGGTACCTGCAGTTTTTGGTGGGTTGGTTTGCACACCCCATTTACAAAAACGGGGACTACCCTGAGGTCATGAAGTGGAAGGTTGGGAACAGGAGTGAGCTCCAGAACCTGCCGTCGTCGCGCCTGCCGGTTCtgacagcagaggagcaggaataCATCCGGGGCACTGCTGATGTCTTCTGCTTCAACACATACTCCTCCAAAATTGTAAGCCATTCTACAACACGTCTGAGCCCCTTCTCTTATAATTATGACCAGGAAATTTCAGTAACAGTTGACAGCTCCTGgccttcctcagctctgcctgacCATCGGCCTGTGGCCTGGGGTATGAGGAGGCTACTGAACTGGATCAAAGAGGAATATGGAAACCCCCCGATATATATCATTGAGAATGGTGTGGGGGCAAAGACCACATCGGACGTTGATGACAATGCCAGGATATTTTACTTCAAAACATACATTGATGAAGCTTTAAAAG CTTACAAGGTAGATGGTGTTAATCTGAAAGGATACAACGCTTGGTCTCTGATGGATAACTTTGAATGGGTGGATGGTTATGAGCCAAGATTTGGATTGCACCAGATTGATTTTGACAACCCCAACAGGCCGAGAACTCCAAAGCGCTCTGCTGTGTACTATGCAGAAATCATCCGCAATAACGGCATCCCACTGCCCAAGGAAGATGAATTTTTATATGGAGAGTTTCCAGAGAACTTCTCATGGAGTGTAGCAACTGCAGCTTACCAG ATTgagggaggatggagagcagaTGGGAAAGGACTTAGCATTTGGGATAAATATGCCCACACTCCCTTGAGAATTGGCAAAGATGCAACTGGAGATGTAGCTTGTGACAGCTACCACCGGATTGAGGAGGATGTGGAAATGCTGAAAAGTCTCAAGGTGTCTCACTATCGCTTTTCAGTCTCCTGGTCCCGTGTTCTCCCAGATGGGACCACCAGATACATCAATGAAAAGGGACTGAACTACTATGAAAGGCTGATTGATGCCCTTCTGGCAGCCAACATTGTGCCTCAG GTAACTCTCTATCACTGGGACCtcccacaggctctgcaggacGTTGGTGGGTGGGAGAACGATACTATAGTTCAGAGATTTAAGGAATATGCTGAGGTCCTTTTCCAGAGGCTGGGGGATAAAGTGAAATTTTGGATAACCCTCAATGAACCCTACAACACTGCCTATCTTGGCtatggcactggcacagctgctccag gcgTCTCGGTTCGGCCGGGGCGCGCTCCCTACGTGGTGGGACACAACCTGATCAAGGCACACGCAGAGGCCTGGCACCTCTACAACGAGACCTACCGGGCCAAGCAGGGAGGGCTCATCTCCATCACCATCAACTCTGACTGGGCAGAGCCACGCAACCCACACAGCCAGGAGGACATTGAAGCTGCCAGACGATTCATGCAG TTTTTACTAGGTTGGTTTGCTCACCCCATTTTCAAAAATGGTGATTATAGTGAAGTGATGAAAAGAAGGATTCTGGAACGAAGTCTGGCTCAGGGCCTGAACGAGTCCCG ACTTCCAGAATTTactgaaagtgaaaaacaaagaattaaaGGCACATATGACTACTTTGGTCTAAATCATTATACCTCTGTTTTAACATACAACATGAACTATCCTAAGAATGTTAAGTCATATGACTCTGATAG GGGTGTAGCCACAGTGACCGACCGCAGCTGGCTGGGCTCTGGTTCCCTCTGGCTGAAGGTGACACCCTTTGGATTCAGGAAGATCCTCAGGTGGATAAAGGAAGAATACAACAATCCTCCCATTTATGTGACTGAAAATGGGGTCTCAGAAAGGGGAGCCTTTGAATTCAATGACACTTGGAGAATGCATTACTATCGGAGCTACATTAATGAGGCACTGAAAG ccattGTGCTCGACGGTGTCGACATACGGGGCTACACTGCGTGGACACTGATGGACAACCTCGAGTGGGCAGTGGGTTATGAGGAAAAGTTTGGGCTCTACCATGTGAATTTCTCAGACCCTGCCTTGCCACGGCGCCCCAGGGCCTCAGCCAAGTATTACTCGCAGATCATAAACTGCAATGGCTTTCCAGACCCAGCAATGGGTCCACATCCCTGTCTGGAACAGGAGCCAGAAG